Part of the Streptomyces antimycoticus genome, GACGAGCGGGAAGAGGATCTGCCACAGGAAGCGGGAGCGGCTGGCCCCGTCCAGATAGGCCGCCTCCTCCAGCGCCTCGGGCACCGCCTTGACGAAGCCGCGCAGCATCCAGATGGCGAACGGCAGCGAGAAGGCGATATGCGGCAGGATCAGCGAGCCCAGGGTGTTGAGGCCGATTCCCGGCACCGACTCCCCCAGATCGCGCATCAGGAAGAACAGCGGGATGGTCAGCGCCTCGATCGGCACCATCTGCGCGACCAGGAACATGATCAGCAGCGTGGTGCGGAAGCGGAACCGGAAGCGGGCGACCGCCGTCGCCGCGAGGAAGGCGATCAGCGCCGAGGCGACCACCACCACCGCGGCCACGAGGAGGCTGTTGAGGAAGTAGCGGCCGAAGTCCTCCTGCTGGAAGACGCGCCGGAAGGAGTCCAGCGACGGGGCCGTCGTCCACGGCCGGGGCTCGGTGGACTGGATCTCCCCCTCGGGCTTGAAGGCCGAGAGCACCATCCAGTACAGCGGGAAGGCGACCACGGCCGCCACGATCAGGGCGGTGGCCTCGGCGGCGAAGCGCCAGGGGCGGCGGATGCGCAGCGAGACGCGCGAGTGGCTCACAGTTCTTCTCCCTGGCGTCGCAGCAGCCGCAGATAGACCAGCGTCACGACCAGCAGGATCAGCAGCATCACCACGCCGATCGCCGAGCCCAGGCTGTACTGCGAGGACGCGAACGCCTTCTGGTACGCGTACACGTTGAGCACCATGTTCTGGCGCGCGATCCCGCCGCCGTCCGTCATGACGTAGATCTGGGTGAAGACCTTGAAGTCCCAGATGATGGACTGGATGGTCACCACGACGAGGATCGGCCGCAGCATCGGCGCCATGATGGTGCGCCAGATCCGCCAGGTGGAGGCGCCGTCGAGGGCGGCGGCCTCCAGCACCTCGGTGGGGATGGCCTTGATGCCCGCGTAGACGGTGACCATCACGAACGGGAACGAGCACCACACGACCTCGAACAGCACCAGGGCGAAGGCGCTGTAGCGGTCGTAGGTCCAGGAGTAGTTCTCGAACCCGGAGAGCCCGAACCACACCAGGATCTTGTTCACCGGCCCGAAGTCGGCGTCGAAGAGGAAGACCCAGACCGTCGAGCCGGTGACCGCCGGGGTGGCCCAGGCGCCGAGCGCGGCCAGCATCAGCGCCAGCCGCGGAATGGCCCGTACGCGCGTCAGCAGCACCGCGAGCGCGCAGCCGACCGCGAGGGTGGAGATCACGCACACGGCGGCGAAGAGCAGCGTGGCCACGACCACGTTCCAGAACTCGCTGTCGCCGAACAGCTCGGCGTAGTTGGCGAATCCCTGGAAGGTGGTCGGTTCACCGCCGCTGACCTGCGCCTGGGTGTACTCCAGGAAGGAGATCAGACCGAGCTGGTAGATCGGGTAGACGAGCAGCCCGCCCAGGACGACGAGCGCCGGGGCGAGATAGAGCCAGGGCGTCCAGCCTCCCCGCCGGGAGCCCTTCCCGGCTCGGCCCCGGCCGGGACGACGGGGCCCGGCCGGGACCGGCGGCCCTTGGCGGGGGCGCGCCGGGCGTGCTGTGCGGTGCCGGAACTCACTGCTGGAATGCCTCGTCCATCTTCTTCGCGGCGTCCTTGGTGGCGGTCTCCACGTTCTTACGGCCGCTGACGATCTCCTGGAACATGGTGGGCAGGACGAGCTGTGCGTCGATGGCCGCCCAGCCCGGCGAGGCGGGCACGAACTTGGCGCTGTCGTTGAGGGTCTTCACGAAGGGCTTCACGAAGGGGTCCTTCTGCGCCACGTCGCCGCGCACATCGGTGAAGGTCGGCAGGAAGCCCATGGCGTCGTAGAGCTTGCGCTGGGTCTGCTTCCCGGTGAGCGTCTGCAGCAGGTCCACGGCGAGGGTGCGGTGGGTGGTGCTCTTGAGCACTCCGACGTTGTTCCCGCCCGCGAAAGCCGGGGCGATATCGCCCTTCTTCACGCCCGGCAGCGGCACGACCTTGTACTTGCCCTTGACCTTGCCCGCCTCGATGGCCTGGCGGCTGAAGTCGCCGCCGATCGCCATGCCCGCCTTGCCCGAGGCGAACGCCTCGATGGTGTCGTTGCCGCCCCACTGGGCACACTTGGCGGCTGGGCAGTTGTCGTTGCCGAAGAGCGAGGTGTACGCCTTGACGCCCTTCTGCGCGTCGGCGCTGTCGATGGCCGCCTCGTACTCGTTCGAGCCGAACTTGCCCTTCTCGCTGGCGAGATCGCCGCCGTTGGCCCAGATGAAGGGCATCGCGCCGTAGGTGTAGGCGCCGCCGACCGCGAGACCGTACAGATCCGACCGCTCCGAGCGGATCTTCTTCGCGGTCGCAATCAGTTCGTCCTGGGTGGTGGGCGGCTCCAGGTCGAGGTCCTTGAAGACGTCCGTCCGGTAGTACAGCGCCCGGACGCCGACGAAGAGCGGGGCGCCGTAGACCTTGCCGCCGATGGTCAGCGAGTACTTCGCGGTGGGGTCGATGTTCGTCGAGTCGCCCCAGGCGCCGAACTCCTTGCTGATGTCCAGCAGTCCGCCGTCCTTGACGTAGCCGGCGGTGTCGGTGTTGCCGTACTCGATGACGTCGGGAGCGCTCTTGGGGTCGTTGAAGGCCGCCTTGATCTTCTGCGCCCGGGTGTCGATCGGGATGTAGGTCACCTCGACCTCGGTCCCGTCGTGCTCCTTCTCGAAGCCGGCGACCGCGTCGTCGATCACCTTCTTCTTGGGCGCGTTGTTGACCTCCTGGAAGAGCCAGACACGCAACTTGCCGCTCTTCTCATCCTCCTTGGAGCTGTTGTCGGAGGTGGAGGGAGCGCATCCGGTCGCGGCCAGCCCCGCCAGGGTCAGTGCCGCCACGGGCACGGTGACGCGGGAGGAGAGCCGGGAGAACACGGAGAGATGGGACGACTTCATGAGGACCCTTAAACATTTGGCGTTGCAACATATGCAACGCATGTTTCGCTCAGCACAATATGCGTGAGGCTAGGGAACCTTGAGCGACGCCACAAGAGGTCTGAACCACTCCGTGACCAAATGAGCCCGAACCGCTGTGCCGCACAACGAACTTCGCGCTAGCGACGCGGCAACTCCTCGCCCGGATAGGAGGGTTCAACATACGGCACGGCCTCCACCCGCGCACCCGCTTCCTCCAGGCGCGCGATCACCCGGTCCCAGTCGGGCCAGGTCTTCCGGATCCGCTCGAGAACGCGGTCGCTGGCCACCAGCACCACGTCACAACCCGGGTCGGCCGCCCACTCCAGAAGTCTGGGAAGGGTCGGCTGCGCGACCGACATCACACAGCTTCCGGCGGGCCGGTAGCCCCGCTCGGCGGCCAGCCGCCCGCACTGTTCCAGCTGGGCGTCCCAGTCCTTCTCGAACTGGCAGTAGGCGCTGGCGCCTTCCGCATCGGGCTCGTCGACCTCACGCGCCCCGAACACCAGATAGGCGGCCCGCGCCGCCCCGTTCTCCGTACGCCCGCTCATGGGCCGACCCTACTGGGGTCATCCGGCGCACGGCAGGGCGCACAAGCACGGCATGCCCGGCCCGCGACCCCCGAGTGGGGCCGCGGGCCGGGCGAGCCGTCTGTCGCGCGGGGCTTTCCGTCAGCGGCTGGGGCCGGCGGACCGGCTACTTCTTGCCGTCGCCGCCGTCCTTGCCCTTGTCCCCGCCGGCGCCCATGCCCTCGAAGATCTCCTTGCACATGGGACAGACCGGGTACTTCTTCGGGTCACGACCCGGGACCCAGACCTTGCCGCAGAGTGCGACGACCGGAGATCCGGAGAGGGCGCTCTACATGATCTTGTCTTTCTGTACATAGTGGGCATAGCGCTCGTGGTCGCCGTCACCGTGCGACACCTGAGGTGTCGGCTCAACGAGGGTCCCCGTGCCTGCCCCGCGCTCGGGCTCAAGAGTGCTCATACAGCCCTAGGGTACTCATGCCTAGTTGAGAGAAGGGTCGTCCGGATACGTGGCGACCATGGCCAGCTCGCTGCGCTGGCGGCGCAGCACCGCGCGCCACAGCCGCTCGGGGGCGGGCGAGGACACATCGCCCGGTTCGGACTCCACCACGTACCACGCGCCCTCGGCGAGCTCGTCCTCCAGCTGACCGGGCCCCCAGCCCGCGTACCCGGCGAAGATGCGCAAGGACCCCACGGCGGCCGCCAGCAGCTCCGGCGGCGCCTCCAGATCGACCAGCCCGATCGCCCCGTGCACTCTGCGCCAGCCGAGTGGCCCGTCCTCGGTGCGCGCCGGGGACCGGCCCGATTCGCCCGGGACGACGGCCACGCCCAGCGCGGAGTCCAGCGAGACCGGACCGCCCTGGAAGACCACCCCCGGTTCCCCGGCCAGCTCGGCCCACGACTCCAGGATGTCGCCCACCCCCACCGGGGTCGGGCGGTTCAGGACCACACCGAGCGAGCCCTCCTCGTCGTGATCGAGGAGGAGCACCACCGCGCGGTCGAAGTTCGGGTCAGCAAGCGCCGGTGTCGCGACAAGCAGCCGTCCTGTGAGCGAGGACACCTCGGTCATGGCCACATGATCCCCCATATCCGGGCCGGAGGGGGAGTGGAAGACGAGTCCCGTATGAGAGCAGGTCGGGGCGCAAGACAGCAGATGCGGCGCACGTGACTGTGGGCTCTTCCAGAGGGACGGAACGTGTTGCCGCCCCCGCAGGAGGACTCAATGCGCGCAAGAGTCTTACGGAGGCGGTCTCCAGGGCCATTACTCTTGCCCTTTGGCCCCTGTGCCTTTTGGCCCCTGCCCGTCTCAGGAACGCGAGACCCGATGACCCGCTCGAACGATGTCCTGCTCGTCCACGGCGGCACCCCGCTCGAAGGCGAGATCCGTGTCCGCGGCGCGAAGAACCTCGTGCCGAAGGCCATGGTGGCCGCCCTGCTCGGCAGTGCGCCCAGCAGGCTGCGCAATGTCCCCGACATCCGCGATGTGCGGGTGGTGCGCGGGCTGCTGCAGCTGCACGGCGTGACGGTGCGCCCCGGTGACGAGTCCGGTGAGCTGGTGCTCGACCCCACGCATGTGGAGAGCGCCAATGTCGCCGACATCGACGCGCACGCCGGTTCCTCGCGGATCCCGATCCTCTTCTGCGGCCCGCTGCTGCACCGCCTCGGCCACGCCTTCATCCCGGGCCTGGGCGGCTGTGACATCGGCGGCCGGCCGATCGACTTCCACTTCGACGTGCTGCGCCAGTTCGGCGCGACGATCGAGAAGCGGGCGGACGGGCAGTACCTGGAGGCCCCGCACCGGCTGCGCGGCACCAAGATCCGGCTGCCGTACCCCTCGGTGGGCTCCACCGAGCAGGTGCTGCTGACGGCGGTGCTCGCCGAGGGTGTGACGGAACTCTCCAACGCGGCGGTCGAGCCGGAGATCGAGGACCTCATCTGCGTGCTGCAGAAGATGGGCGCCATCATCTCCATGGACACCGACCGCACGATCCGGATCACCGGTGTCGACAAGCTCGGCGGCTACAACCACCGCGCCCTCCCGGACCGTCTGGAGGCCGCCTCCTGGGCGAGCGCGGCGCTGGCGACCGAGGGCAGCATCTATGTGCGCGGCGCCCGCCAGCGCGAGATGATGACCTTCCTGAACACCTACCGCAAGGTGGGCGGCGCCTTCGACATCGGCGACGAGGGCATACGGTTCTGGCACCCGGGCGGCAAGCTCAACGCGATCGCCCTGGAGACCGACGTCCACCCCGGCTTCCAGACCGACTGGCAGCAGCCGCTGGTGGTGGCCCTGACCCAGGCGTCGGGCCTGTCCATCGTCCACGAGACGGTCTACGAGTCGCGGCTGGGCTTCACCTCGGCGCTCAACCAGATGGGCGCCCACATCCAGCTCTACCGCGAATGCCTGGGCGGCTCCGCGTGCCGCTTCGGCCAGCGCAACTTCCTGCACTCCGCGGTCGTCTCCGGCCCCACCAAGCTCCAGGGCGCCGACCTGATCATCCCCGACCTCCGCGGCGGCTTCTCCTACCTGATCGCGGCCCTGGCGGCCCAGGGCACCTCGCGGGTCCACGGCATCGACCTGATCAACCGCGGCTACGAGAACTTCATGGAGAAGCTCGTCGAGCTGGGCGCCAAGGTAGAGCTGCCGGGCGGCACACACCCCGCGTAGGGCCCCGTAGACGGGCCTCTGAGCCTCGTAGACGGCTCTCAGCCTCGTCAGACGGGTCTTCGGGCCCGTAGGAGCGCCAAAAGGGGCGGTCACCCTCGGGTGACCGCCCCTCTCGTTCGCGAGGGCTTACTTGCCCTTGGCGGCTTCCTTGAGCTTGGAGCCCGCGGAGACCTTCACGCTGTAGCCGGCCGGGATCTCGATCGGCTCACCGGTCTGCGGGTTGCGCGCGGTGCGAGCGGCACGGTGGGTGCGCTCGAAGGTCAGGAAGCCGGGGATGGTGACCTTCTCGTCGCCCTTCGCGACGACCTCACCGGTCACCTCGGCGAGGGCGGCCAGCACGGCGTCGGCGTCCTTTCGGGTCACCTCGGCGCGCTCGGACAGAGCGGCCACCAGCTCACTGCGGTTCATGTTGTACTCCCGTGTTCATCTTGCCAATGAGGCGTGAGATCGAAGCCGATGCTGCCAGGGCCCTCGGACAGTCCCCGGACCCGGGTCTGCTGTTCAGACCCTCGCGCCCGGAACGCATCCTGCCCGCACCTGTGGCGGGAAAGCCAATCCGGAGCCCTCGAGAGTCACACGAAAAGCGCCGTGGCGGTCGTTTTCCTGCCCGCCACCCTATGGCTGCCTTCGGGACCCCACAGCGCGCGACGCGCCGTGCCGGGCCTAGACCGCAGTGGTACCGGTCACAGGGCGCGCCGCGTCCCGTACGGCTCCGGCGACCGCCCCCGCGACCTTGTCGTTGAAGACGCTCGGAATGATGTAGTTCGCATTCAGTTCGTCGTCGTGGACGACGTCCGCGAGCGCGCCGGCAGCGGCCAGCATCATCTCGGTGTTCACCGTACGCGACTGCGCGTCCAGCAAACCACGGAAAACGCCCGGGAACACGAGCACGTTGTTGATCTGGTTCGGGAAGTCCGAGCGTCCGGTGGCCACCACGGCGGCGGTCTGGCGGGCGATCGCCGGGTCCACCTCGGGGTCGGGGTTGGCCAGCGCGAAGACGATCGCGCCGTCCGCCATGGCGGCCACGTCGTCGCCGGAGAGCACGTTCGGGGCCGAGACGCCGATGAAGACGTCAGAGCCCCGCACGGCCTCGCGCAGGGTGCCCGTGACGCCCTCCGGGTTGGTGTTGTCGGCGATCCAGCGCAGCGGGGACTCCGGGTCGGCGGAGACCAGGTCCTCGCGCCCGGCGTGCACCACACCGTGGATGTCGGCGACCACCGCGTGGCGCACGCCCGCGGCGATCAGCAGCCGCAGGATCGCGGTGCCGGCGGCGCCCGCGCCGGACATGACGACCCTCACATCCTCGACCTTCTTGTCGACCACCCGCAGCGCGTTGGTGAGGGCGGCCAGCACCACGATCGCGGTGCCGTGCTGGTCGTCGTGGAAGACCGGGATGTCCACGGACTCGCGCAGCCGCGCCTCGATCTCGAAGCAGCGGGGAGCGGAGATGTCCTCCAGGTTGATCCCCGCGAAGCCGGGGGCGATGGCCTTCACGATCGCGACGATCTCGTCGGTGTCCTGGGTGTCCAGGCAGAGCGGCCAGGCGTCGATGCCCGCGAACCGCTTGAAGAGGGCCGCCTTGCCCTCCATGACCGGCAGGGCGGCCTTGGGGCCGATGTTGCCGAGGCCCAGGACCGCGGAGCCGTCGGTGACGACGGCCACACTGTTGCGCTTGATGGTGAGGCGCCGGGCGTCCTCGGGGTTCTCCGCGATGGCCTGGCAGACCCGGGCGACACCCGGGGTGTAGACCATGGACAGGTCGTCACGGTTGCGGATGGGGTGTTTCGACGACATCTCGATCTTGCCGCCGAGGTGCATCAGGAACGTACGGTCGGAGACCTTGCCGAGCGAGACACCCTCGATGCCCCGCAGCTTCTCCACGATTTCCTGGGCGTGCGCGGTCGAGGTGGCGGCGATGGTGACGTCGATACGGAGCTTCTCGTGGCCGGAAGCGGTCACATCGAGGCCCGTGACCGAGCCGCCGGAGGACTCCACGGCCGTGGTCAGCTGGCTGACCGCGGTACCGCTCGCGGGCACCTCCAGCCGGACCGTCATCGAGTACGAGACGCTGGGCGCCGTTGCCATGGCCTGCTTCCTCTGCTTTCCCTTGTTCATGCCGTCCGGGCCGCGGGAATGCCGGGCCACGTCCTCAGATAGTTGCACCTACCTCTCGGTACGGGGTAACCCGGCCCGACTTTCGGACATATTGTTCTGACATAGCAGAGTGGGGTCAGCCGAGTGGAAAGCCCCACTCCTTCGCGGGAACGCCTGGCGAGGCGGGCCGTCCGCCGCATCCACCGTCCTAGGCTCTGGCGCGCTACAGCGTCAGAGGAAGAGACAAGAGGAGCGCGGGCATGGCTCAGGGCACCGTGAAGTGGTTCAACGCCGAGAAGGGCTACGGCTTCATCGCCCAGGAGGACGGCGGACCGGACGTCTTCGTCCACTACAGCTCGATCGACGGCAGCGGCTACCGCAGCCTGGTCGACGAGCAGCGGGTCGAGTTCCAGATCGTGCAGGGCCGCAAGGGCCCGCAAGCCGAAGAGGTCCGCATCCTGGGCGGCTGACACCGCCCGGCGCGGACCCCTTACGGAAAAAATGAGGGGTCAGAGAAGATGAAGAGTGGCACCGACCCGCCATGCTCGCCTCGCGGCAAGTGGTCGCTCGAAGCGACGAAGGTTGGGCCCGGGGGCTTGGATCGGGCCGGTGCCACACCAAGGCTAACAAACAGGTCCGGGAAGGGATTCCCCTCCCGGGGGTTGATTTCGCCCCCGCCGTTCCGAGCGGACCTGGCCCCCCTTTCGGCCGCCTTCCAGCGGCGGCCGGGGGCCTGGGCGCCCCGGCCGAGCCCGGCGGGAGATTCACTCCCGCAGCAGGTCGGGGACGCCGTGGGGGTCCGGCTCGTCGCGTGCCCCCGACACCACCGTCAGCCGCTGGGTCGCGCGGGTGAGCGCCACGTACAGCACCCGTAGCCCCGCGGGCGACTCGTCGGCGATCTCGGCGGGCGAGACCACGACCGTCGCGTCGTACTCCAGCCCCTTCGCCTCCAGGCTGCCCAGCGCCACCACCCGGTGGCCCAGACCGGTCAGCCACTGACGGGCCTGCTCGCGGCGGTTCATCGCGACGACGACGCCGACGGTGCCCTCCACCTCGTCCAGCAGCCGGAGCGCCTCCCGGCGCGCGGCGGCACCGAGGTCGCCGTCCATGCCCGGTGCGAACCGCGGCTCCACGCCGGTGGAGCGGACCGCCTCGGGCGCGGGGGTGCCGGGCATCGCCAGCGTGAGGACCCTGGTGGCCAGTTCGGCGATCTCGGACGGATTGCGGTAGTTGACGGTGAGGGTGAAGCGGCGGCGCGGGCGGCTGCCGAGCGCCTCGTCCCGGGCCCGCCCCGCCTCGTCCGGGTCGGACCAGGAGCTCTGAGCCGGGTCGCCGACGACCGTCCAGGTGGCGTGGCGGCCACGCCGTCCGACCATCCGCCACTGCATGGGGGTGAGGTCCTGCGCCTCGTCGACGATGACGTGGGCGTAGTCGGTGCGCTCTTGCTCGGCCCGGTCGGCGCGGCTGCGGCGGGGGCCGACGCGGTCGGCGTAGGTGGTCAGCTCCTCCAGACCGGTCAACTGGTCCAGCGGATCCACCTCGCGCGGGGCGGCGGGGCGGGCGGGGAGGCCCAGGAGGGTGTTCAGCTCGTCCAGCAGCGCCACGTCATGGACCGACAGCGGGCCCTGCCCGTCCGGGCCGAGCCGGGCCAGCGACCGGGCCACCTGACGGACCTCGCGCGGGTTGAGCACCCTCCGCGACCAGCGCCCCAGCCGCTTCTCGTCGGCCATGGCGGCCAGGACGGAGCGGGGGGTGAGCTCGGGCCACCAGGCGTCCAGGAACTCCTGGAAGACGTCCTCGGAGGAGATGTCCTCGTCGAAGCCCTCGCGCGCCTCGGCGGCCAGCTCGGGGTCGGTATAGCGCCGGGGCGCGCCGGAGCGGGACCACAGCGCGTCCAGGAGCAGCCGGCGGGCGCGGGGGCGCAGCAGGTTGACGGGTGCGGTGCCGCCCAGCACGTTCTGGCGGATGCGGCGCAGCTCATCGGCGTCCAGCTCGATCCGGGCGCCGAAGGCGACCACGCGCAGCCGCTCGGGCGGGCCGCCGGGTCTGGTTCCGGAGCCCGCGCCGGGTCTGCCGCCGTCGGTCGACGGGATGGTGGCGGGGGCGCCGAGCGCCGCGTCGAGGGTCAGCCGGCCGTCGTCCGACGACGAGGGATCTGACGAATGGTCCGATGCCGAGGCCGATCCGGTGGCGGCTCCCCGCGGCATCTCCAGCGCGCCGCGGGCGGCCTTGCGCAGCACCCTCAGCATCCGGGAGGAGCCCTTGACGCGGGCCACGGCCGGGGTGTCGTACGTGGTGGCCTCGGCGCCCTCCACCAGGGAGCCCACGGCGCGGATGGCCACTTGGCCCTCCTCGCCCAGTGAGGGCAGCACGCCCTCGGTGTAGGCGACCAGCAGCGGGGTGGGGCTGACCACGAGGATGCCGCCCGCGTAGCGCCGCCGGTCCTGGTAGAGGAGGTACGCCGCGCGGTGCAGCGCGACCGCCGTCTTCCCGGTGCCGGGGCCGCCCTCGACCTCGGTGATGGAGGCGGCGGGAGCGCGGATCACCTGGTCCTGTTCGGCCTGGATGGAGGCGACGATGTCCCGCATGGTGTGGCCGCGGGCCTGGCCGAGCGCGGCCATCAGCGCGCCGTCGCCGACCACCGGCAGCGCACTGCCGTCGAGGGTGGCGCTGAGCTCCGGGCGCAGCAGATCGTCCTCGACGCCGAGCACCCGGCGGCCCTTGCTGCGGATCACCCGGCGGCGGACGACACGGCCGGGGGCCACCGGAGTCGAGCGGTAGAAGGGCGCGGCGGCGGGCGCCCGCCAGTCGATCACCAGCGGGGCGTAGTCGGCGTCGAGCACGCCGATGCGGCCGATGTGCAGGGTTTCGGCGATCTCCGCGCGGTCGCCGTCCGGGCCGGTGCGGATGGCGTCGTCGGCGGGCTCGACGGAGGTGTAGGCGCCGTCGGGGCCGCGTTCGCCGTCCTTGCCCGGCAGCAAGTCGATGCGGCCGAAGAGGAAGTCCTCGAACTCGCTGTTCAGCCGGTTGAGGTGGACCCCGGCCCGGAAGACCTGGGCGTCCCGTTCGGCGAGCGCCCCGGGCGTACCGACCTGGCCCCGTTTGGCGGCGTCGTCCATGAGGAACTCCGCCTCGTGGATCTTCTCCTCGAGGCGGTGGTACACCCGGTCCAGGTGCGTCTGCTCGATCCGGATCTCGCGGTCCCGGACCCCGTCCCCGCCATCCCGCCGCGGTGCCGTCCGGTCGTCATGCGTGGCGTTCTGCGCGGCCACCCAGGCCCCCTTCTGTGTTCTTAAGGGCAGCCGTCAACCGTACGCCCCTGGGGAGAGGGATTCTCAGAGCCTGACCTCGGCCAGGCGCTGGCCGTCCAGCGTGCGGACCTCGAAACGCTCGATGTCATCGGTGTTCATGGCGGCGCCGCCCTGGGCGTAGAGCGGCTCCTTGCTCCAGCGCGAGCCGTCCCCGTCCGTGATGCCGTAGCCCGATGTGGGCACGGCCCAGGTGGTGATGGTCTCCTCGTGGCCGTCCTTGCCGATGGCCACCAGGTCGCAGGTGCGCGGCCCCTTGAGGTTGCCCAGCTTGAGGGCGACGGAGGTGCCCCAGCCCTTCTGCTGCAGCGAGACGGACGCGTCCACCTTGGTGACCGGGTCCACCGCGCTGAACTTCTTGCCCTGCTCGTACACCTGCTGGGAGGTGGAGGCCACCGCCTGGGTCTTCCCGTCGTCGTCGGAACTCGCGGTGAGCGCCGCGCCCGCGAGCGGGCCGCCGACGATGAGGATGGCGGCCGCGGCGACGAGGTAGAGCCGCCTTCTGCCGGATGCCTTGCGGCTGACCGTGACGTCGTCCAGGAGCCGGTCGAGCAGTTCGGGCCCGGGGCGGGCGGTGACCACCGACGGGTCCGGGAGCGCGGTGCCGTCGGCGGCGGTGGCGTACTCGGCCAGCAGGGGCGGCAGGCCCATCAGCTCGTCGAGCTCGGCGGCGCACCGCTCGCACCCGATGAGGTGGTCCTCGAAGCGCGCCGCGTCCGCGGGGTCGAGCACTCCGAGCGCATAGGCGCCGACCGCGGTGTGCTGCTGGTCGTCCGCTGCCGGCATCATGCCGTAACCCCCCGTTCCTCGAGCGAGAGCTTCAGGGAGCGCAGCGCGTAGAAGACCCGGGACCGTACCGTCCCGGCGGGAACGCCCAGCACTTCGGCCGCCTCACTCACCGTCCGTCCCTTGAAGTATGTCTCCACGAGGGCCGCTCTATGTGCATCGGTGAGGTCATTCAACGCGTCAGAAATGGTCATCTGGCGCAATGCGCGGTCGATGTCGTCCGCGGCGGGCATCACATGGAGCGGTGCCGCGTCCACTTCATGGGGACGTGCGCGGCGCTGACGGTGGCCGTCGATGACGATGCGGCGGGCCACGGTCACCAGCCAGGGGCGTACCGACCCGCCGGAGCGCCGGAGTTGGTCGGCGTTGCGCCAGGCCCGGAGCAAGGTTTCCTGGACCACGTCCTCGGCGCGATGCCGGTCGCCCGCGACCAGGCGCAGGACGAAGGCGAGAAGCGGGCCCGCGTGCTCCGCGTAGAGCGCGCGCATGAGCGCGTCGTCCGGTGTCGTCCTCTCGGTCACGAGGGCATCTTTGCGTACGCAAGCCGCCGGGTCGAGGGGGGTACGGGCTGGAAACGCTCGGCGTTCATCGGCCACCG contains:
- a CDS encoding HelD family protein, encoding MAAQNATHDDRTAPRRDGGDGVRDREIRIEQTHLDRVYHRLEEKIHEAEFLMDDAAKRGQVGTPGALAERDAQVFRAGVHLNRLNSEFEDFLFGRIDLLPGKDGERGPDGAYTSVEPADDAIRTGPDGDRAEIAETLHIGRIGVLDADYAPLVIDWRAPAAAPFYRSTPVAPGRVVRRRVIRSKGRRVLGVEDDLLRPELSATLDGSALPVVGDGALMAALGQARGHTMRDIVASIQAEQDQVIRAPAASITEVEGGPGTGKTAVALHRAAYLLYQDRRRYAGGILVVSPTPLLVAYTEGVLPSLGEEGQVAIRAVGSLVEGAEATTYDTPAVARVKGSSRMLRVLRKAARGALEMPRGAATGSASASDHSSDPSSSDDGRLTLDAALGAPATIPSTDGGRPGAGSGTRPGGPPERLRVVAFGARIELDADELRRIRQNVLGGTAPVNLLRPRARRLLLDALWSRSGAPRRYTDPELAAEAREGFDEDISSEDVFQEFLDAWWPELTPRSVLAAMADEKRLGRWSRRVLNPREVRQVARSLARLGPDGQGPLSVHDVALLDELNTLLGLPARPAAPREVDPLDQLTGLEELTTYADRVGPRRSRADRAEQERTDYAHVIVDEAQDLTPMQWRMVGRRGRHATWTVVGDPAQSSWSDPDEAGRARDEALGSRPRRRFTLTVNYRNPSEIAELATRVLTLAMPGTPAPEAVRSTGVEPRFAPGMDGDLGAAARREALRLLDEVEGTVGVVVAMNRREQARQWLTGLGHRVVALGSLEAKGLEYDATVVVSPAEIADESPAGLRVLYVALTRATQRLTVVSGARDEPDPHGVPDLLRE
- a CDS encoding anti-sigma factor family protein — translated: MMPAADDQQHTAVGAYALGVLDPADAARFEDHLIGCERCAAELDELMGLPPLLAEYATAADGTALPDPSVVTARPGPELLDRLLDDVTVSRKASGRRRLYLVAAAAILIVGGPLAGAALTASSDDDGKTQAVASTSQQVYEQGKKFSAVDPVTKVDASVSLQQKGWGTSVALKLGNLKGPRTCDLVAIGKDGHEETITTWAVPTSGYGITDGDGSRWSKEPLYAQGGAAMNTDDIERFEVRTLDGQRLAEVRL
- a CDS encoding sigma-70 family RNA polymerase sigma factor, which gives rise to MTERTTPDDALMRALYAEHAGPLLAFVLRLVAGDRHRAEDVVQETLLRAWRNADQLRRSGGSVRPWLVTVARRIVIDGHRQRRARPHEVDAAPLHVMPAADDIDRALRQMTISDALNDLTDAHRAALVETYFKGRTVSEAAEVLGVPAGTVRSRVFYALRSLKLSLEERGVTA